The Glycine max cultivar Williams 82 chromosome 3, Glycine_max_v4.0, whole genome shotgun sequence sequence GCATACAAATAAATTACTTAtaataaacttaattaattaaaattctatatttgacactattattcttattattgattaatgataatatttctaaattttatttttaaaaaaaactttatgaatttagtaaacacataaaataaaatattttccctGTTGAGGCATAGGAAAAATAATTTGCTATCAAGTAGTAGGACACTGCTCAatgtaacaaaaattatttaaatataaaatatttgatatttgcttaactattttttataaataattaaaatgttaaaaaagatatattaaataCTACTTAACCCCTACTTAAaagcaaaatccaaaaaatgatAAACACAACTTGGTAGTTGGACCCGAAACAGAGCCATTGTCCAATTGTAATGATGCCTTTTAACGAGTTCCAAGTTGAGTTCAATCTTTAATCATCTAATGAAAGGACAAAACAAAATAGACACTATAATTGCTCAAGAAAGTATATACAATTGAAAACTTTGAATTCCAATGGGCAATTGAAGGGAGCCACCTAAAATAGGATTCTAAAGTTAGGATGTTGAACGGTGGTTAGTTAAAAGTAAGTTCGGTTGCTTTAAAGTTTGCATTTAAATACTGGACTTTTGCCTCAGCAAGAAAGGCAGAAATTCCAACCTATCAGTGTGGAGGAATAACAAGCCACTAATAGTTCAATCTCACTTGCTTCCtcaatttctatttttcaaatTGATAGTAGACAAATGTTTGGTAAAAACATTGTCACCAAAGCTATATAGTATCTATGATAAATTATCCATCTTGTGTCCCGTGGCAAATATCTATGATttcattattcatctttatgaAAGCTGTTATTCTTGCTAAGTTGCTATGCTTTTTTGAGTTCGAAGGTTCTGAAATTTTTTAGCTGGATCTGATATAGATACTGAATTCAGATGCAATGTGGGTTTTCCGTAACACTTTGATCAATACATGCACAAGATGTGTGTGTTATTTCAGACGTCCCAGAGATATAAGATTGAGTTGGTAGTTAAAAAGATGAGTTTAAGGGAGAAGATGGGACAAAGATTGTGGGTTCCAATTTCTCTCACtaacattttaacaaaaactaacgtacattgattgattaaaaaaaaaagtttgttttcaGAGGCAAAATTATTACATAATGCCGAACTGCAGAGTATGTAtgtttctcttaacaatttctttggttagaaaaaaaaaagttaacaaattgaTAGCTTTCAACCCAACAAACCAGGTCATCTAATTTtcaattgtaaaataaatacaGTTTCTCATCCTCACCAGTTCCATTTGCCGTGTGGTTCATACTTGAGGAACAGATCTAGTTAGACTAGAAAATTCTAGGAAAGTGATCTGCAATGTAACTGGGGTAAGCGTGTGAGAAGGTGACTTTGACGACAAATGATCTATCTAGTCAACATTCTTCTACCTACAAGCCATGTCATAAATATCTGCAATCAACAATCACACATGATGTTAGATCATGAAAACCTGTATTCTAGTTGTCCATGATGGTTTCATGTCAATGCGATGCCGGCTAACATATCTGATCTTCAATTGGCTATCTGCAATGTGCACACCATATCTACTAGTCAACTTTAAGTGACTCATTCCATAATACAACTTGCAGTTCAATCATCCTTAATAGATGGTAAAAGTAGGGGATGCACATGGTCTGAACCACAAACAGATTGCCAGATTCACCCATTATTATCCACCTCAGAAGTGATCAAATCTCAGCAAAAGACTGGATTTATAATCTCATGTTTGcttccataaaaaaataccaattgAAGAGAATTTCTTCAAACGACTAAACTTACTTAGAAGAAATTTGTGCCTACAGATCCTGCAAAACTTGAAGGCCAGATTGATGGCGCTTTACATACAGCTTCTCAAATGCTTTATCAACCCTTCAAGGCAAATAGGAAAGAAAGGAAGGAAAACTCGCTAAATCCGATATAGAATATCCTAAACTCACAAAATTCTCAATTTTCATGCTGATCCTATCCGTGGTCTGACTAAGAATCTGTGGGGAATCTCAAATCATCTTACAGACATCCTCATACTCCTAATCGCCTCATTCATTTTCCTTGAGTTCTCCACATACCCCAACTTGAGCATGAACTTCTTCTTCTGGTCCTTCAACTCATACTCCAAATACGAGTTCCTGAAAGGCTGAATCCTCCTTCCCAGAGCCCGACTCTCCATTACCAGAGGATCATCCCTCACAACTCTATACAGCTGCTTCTTGCCAACATTCAAGTTAGTAAGCAATGTATTCGTTTTCTTAAAAGTGAAGGAACCCAACACCAAGCAGTGAGACTGCAAAATCCTCCCAATCTCCGAAGCCTCCATCTCAATCATGGTCAAGAACAGAAAACACTGCCTCAGGTTGGACAAAAACTTAGCGACCCGAATCTCAGGAAATTCGAGAAGCACGAGAGCAACCCGGTCCACAGACAACCCAAATTTGAACAAAAAGTTAATCAAAGACAGCACACTTCCTCCAGACTCCTCAAAAACAACACTAGGGTGACGAACGATAAAATTACCCAATTGTTCCTCACTTTAAACCCTAGCAAGCAAACACAAAACATGAAGCACTATCCTCCAATTACAACAACCCTGATCATCCAACACATTCAACAAATTCTCACCATCCTTTCCAACAACACCCTTCAATTTCTCCACAACCCTAACAAAATCCAAATCAACACCCCCAACCAAAATGCAGGGGCTGGAAGCAATCACACACGTCAACATCCTCGGCGCAACGCCGCGCTATTCGTAATCGCGAAGCTTCGAGATAAAAACCCCGGATTCATAACGAAAAATCTGAGGAGTTAATTAGAAAAGCCTCCCCATCTTGGTGCGGGGAACGCCGTAGTTGCAGAGGGTACGGTAATTCTCCATGAGCAAAACTTCGTCGTTTAGCTAAATCATGTCACGCGGGAGAAGAGGCGCGTACTCGGGAGGTGTGAGGCCAGCGCGCGATGGTGGTGTCGAGGAGGCCGTGGAGGAATGAGGGTGAGTTTCTGCACATGTTGTCGGCGTCGACGATGCTGGCGGATTCGGAGGGTCTCTTCTTCGTGCTCTGGAACCTTCTAGGGTTTTGCCAGGGTTTTAGGATGATGAGTTTATGAACGTTGGGTTTTCGAAAGAGGAACATTGCGTTTGTGGGTACGGTGTCGTTTTGGTGATTGAAATTATGAGAGTGGAGGGCTCTGTCTCTGTCCTCCATTTTAAGCACTCAGTTTAGGGTGAGCCGAAACCCATAAACAACCATCATGTTACCGGCAGATATGAACAAGTGATAAATATTTgaacatataaaatttatactaaaaaataaaaacgtataaattatattttagatgtcataaataatttatatagtgatatttgatatttttaattattgataaatactcttaaaaaatcaaaatttaggttaaattaaaaatattgaaaactataaattagaagagataaaaaaattgttaagttGATATTAAAAACATGATAGGATATATCACATGCATGTCAGaatcatatttgaatttaaagataaattacatatatttgaAATTGGTTTCTCATATTCATTTATAACTTATTAATTCAATTGTTTAATTGCTATTAAAACAACAAGAgaatatatatcaaataaatatttggaacctatttaaaatttgaagataaacatatttaaaattagtttctaaTATTCAGTTACAACTTATTAAACCGTTAAGTTAATAATCACATGAAAAAAGTGTGAGTGAAAGTCTAAAGAAATAAATAGTCTTCTACGATTATGATTATAGAGAGAGGGAAGAggggttaattaaaaaattataccttaaataatttttaattaattgatattataaaactattatactattttttttttgtattttacccCTTTAGAAATGTtattagattatatatatataaaccattttattaaaatacagtGTAATTTTTATAGATATGCAACTATATTGGATATCTATTGTTGTACGTATTTTAGTAACTTATAACTTAGTTATAAGTTACTTCAAAGTAGCTTATAAGTTAtcaactttcttttttgttttctcaattCTGtccttaataatttatttgaattttttttttacttaaaataccTTTTTTCCCGTACTTTATTAGCCTCCcgcaaacaaataaaaatgttaatgaaatttagagttctataatttttttaggtattttttttttaaagactttTTACGGTTTTTAGTGAACATGTGGTTCATGAGCGATATCACAACAAAAAGGAAAGACCTAAAACTTTAGAAATTTATAACTTACGCCATATACTGAGACTAAATAACCACCAAAACAATTGCAAATGATTTGAAACTTCAAAGTCTTAGCTTAAATGCAGAAAAAATGTTACTCCCGTTTaaaatattcagaaaaaaatatataaaaaaaattctactcAATATTACAAGTAACATAAGAATGTCAAAATTCTACAAGAGATCAAAAGCTGCATGGAAGAGATAACTAGGGGCTAAAAAGATTTGAAAAGGAAAGCAAAGAAAGGAGTACCAAAATCATCatctttagttttaaaaatacattcatTGCTTGGGATAGTAATAAGGGTAGTTGTTCATTCCTACAGGTTGAGTAGGCAGAAACCCATGTCGGTCTTTCTTTGCAGAAACTTGAGGATAAGGAATCTGCCCTTGTGTCGGATAAGGAGAGGGAGCAGTGGGAGGGTTTGGATAAGGAAGTGCAGAATATGGTGCTACAGTTTGGGGGTAACTGTAATTGATTGGGGGCCTTGAACTAACATTAGCTTTTCCAGGCTGCTGCATATATCCTGGGTTCATAGGTAATGCTGCCATCGGAACCACTCCAGCAGGAAATGGTGGCTGGCCAGTTTTACCTTTTTGGGAATCAGCATATTTTACAACTATATTTCTTCCCTGGAATGAAACAAGAACAATATGTCATAAGTTCAATATTTATACAGCTTGAATCCTAGAGCCGTTGCAGGCTATATAAGAATTTCAGCTAGCAAGCTCAGATAAGCTTCAAAGAAGTTAATTTACACAACTTCAATAAAAAACGAGTGAATGCAGATATTTCAGTTTTCACCACAAGTGCATAATGCTTAGAGACCAAAGCCTTTCTTCAGTATTTACTCTAATTCTATGAACAGGGATTCAGGGTGAGATTATTGATCAGACTAGTTGAATGTGCTGTTAGATAATTACCACCAAAGAAAGAACGTCCTCCAAATGAAATACAATAGGGGAACtttatatttttgtcaaaatagggataaaaatttaaacaaaaaattcagaTATGTGCAGAGAAGTAAAATCCAATATGCAGCTAGAAAAGAAAAGTTACCTGAAAGTGTGTAAACAAACATTCTTTTATCAGAACTTTTACTTTCACCATATAACTATGATGCCTTTTTCATTCCAAataatctttttcatttttcttgtcaCAATTCCAACACATTTTTTGAGCATAGAAATAATCATGTCCTACCCTCACAGCTAACCTCAGACttgatataaaaatttaagCGTTTTCTTACCCCAAGTGTCTTTTCTAGGTCATCTATGGCCTTCTTCGCAGCCTCCGCTGTCTTGTATGTGACAAAGCCAAAACCACTACAGTtggaaataaaacaataataacattACAGTGGAAACCAGGTAACAAAAGCTACTTAGAGCATCTCCAATAAGTGAGTTGcaaaacacaagtttttgaaaatgATAGTTTGAAAGAACAAGCTTTTGGATTGTTAAAATGCAGATTTTGCTCTATATGACTGTTGCAAACATATAGATGTAGCTCTATATATAACCACTGCTCTATATCAACCAGTttcgttaaaaaaataaatgaaaagctACACCTTTTTGGGTTGCTAAAGTGAACACCCATagctttttcaaaaacaaacacTGGTTGCTCTCCATCAGTGAATATATGCTAAAGTGGGTTGCTCTAACAAATTAGCAACTATCTTTGTCAGGCATTGGAGCTGctcttacaaaaattaaaaagactaTTAAACATTGTATCCAAATAAAGCATGTTGCTACTTTTACCGTGATTCATTTGTATCCCTGTCATATGCAACTGAACCTTCCTCTATTTCACCATGCCTTGCAAAATAGTTAAGGAGAATTTCACTTGTGACTTCTGGTGATAAGCTTCCAATGTAAAGCTTCCTCAGGGAAAGATCAGGAGCACTACTTGTTCCACTTAGACTCTCACAAGCTAGATTACAGACAGCCAATCTCCCCTGAAAGCAAGAACCGCCAAAATCAACCAGGGGAATGGAGTAAAGATGGCTGCAGACAGTTGCACAAATTActggtttatttttattttttgtgttgggCAGGAAACACAAGCAGGCACAACGGACATACTATAACACAGGTCAGTTATCTGTAAAAAAACTCCTTAAAAAAGAAACCACATCTGAGATAATCTTCCAGATTAAAATCTCATGATTTGGGTATATTGGGGGAGGTGCGGGGGGGAGTTAAGGACCTAAGGAGGCAAATTCTGTTAAATTGATGTTTCTAAAGCAAAACTGCAAATTCATGAGTTCTAAATCCAAAGCAACAAAATGGGCTAAATCTTACATCGATTAACTTGCTAGGGGCTCTCAATGCTTGCTGAGTTGATTCCATATTTTTGAAAGTTATAAATCCATAGCCACGGGATTTTCCTGTCACTTTATCATAGATCACAGCTCCTTCCTCAATTTCTCCATGCTCTTGAAATGcctgcaaaaagaaagaaacatacAATCATAAGAAGCAATCTACATTTTGAGTCTTGTTTCTTGAGTTCAGGGACAAGGTACTGGATTGGAAATAAAGGGATATGGAAATTGGCATTCCATAAGTAAATCTTGTTGGGCACATTCCATGTGGCATGGTAACAATCACATCACATGCATGACACACTAAACACAATCATCAATGCACTCACAGCACGCAAAGTTTCTGAAGTGGTATTCCAGGCCAAGCCACGGACAAAAAGCTTTCGATGGGCAGGATCTGCACTTGcaatactttttatttcttctgcAATTGAAGGATATTGGGACCCTCTTTATGCCtcaacatgaaaacaaacacacatgcaCACGGTCAATCACACAGCATACAAGTGGGAGCAATACTTTTATGGCCCTTTTTCAGAGAATGCAAGCACACCAAGCAAGCAGAAGGTACTAAATATTCAAAGATTACAAATGGACATATATAAAGCAATGCAAGCAACCAAAAAAGGATTCCATTATGACCAATTGACACAAGCAATACAAGACtcagtgaaaaaaaatattttcatcaagcatttgtgatttgattttttatattttatgtacaCCTAGCCAATTGTTTCATCTCGTTATAAACTTGTCAATTTAGAGCCATGATGACAAAAGAGGACAAGCCTTGGCTGGCACAACTAATGTCACGGCCTTGCGTCCGAGACATGTAAGGTTCAAATCCTCTAACAACCTCTCCAGTCTCCACTAGCAAGGATAAGGC is a genomic window containing:
- the LOC100776344 gene encoding uncharacterized protein LOC100776344 — translated: MEDFKKRKLELDEAGGDGDFSSKEELRFLIEPLAKPQLVDLLAKLGSQYPSIAEEIKSIASADPAHRKLFVRGLAWNTTSETLRAAFQEHGEIEEGAVIYDKVTGKSRGYGFITFKNMESTQQALRAPSKLIDGRLAVCNLACESLSGTSSAPDLSLRKLYIGSLSPEVTSEILLNYFARHGEIEEGSVAYDRDTNESRGFGFVTYKTAEAAKKAIDDLEKTLGGRNIVVKYADSQKGKTGQPPFPAGVVPMAALPMNPGYMQQPGKANVSSRPPINYSYPQTVAPYSALPYPNPPTAPSPYPTQGQIPYPQVSAKKDRHGFLPTQPVGMNNYPYYYPKQ